The Erigeron canadensis isolate Cc75 chromosome 1, C_canadensis_v1, whole genome shotgun sequence genome segment gagtatgatagtcaaatgctttagccgtatgggctctgccctcggatttaaaaattcgtcgaaagtatatcgaatgatatctctaatgaaagagcatgaaattttaaaaacacccatacaatttttataatctatcgatatacggtttttgagataaaagattttgaatgaattagagggataaaatgatttatggaggagagagaaaaaaaatgagtggtggagatttgaggagagtgaaaaaaatgagtggttgagatttaagggtattataagtatattaggtagaaatatttaaattagtaaataaaaagagaggtatattaggtatatcaaatttttaattgagattttaaaaaagggcaaatactatattaatgaaaatattttagtttgCTATTCAACCCATTAACTTGTGTATCCATAATATGTTGTATGCAACTAAGGTCTAACCGGCCTTTTACTCACATGATAAAGGCTAAAACTTGCTTGACCCGTTTTAAACGACGCCTATTTTGCCTGTGACCGAACCCACCCATATTGTCCCTTCTAACTTCTAAGTATAACCAAGCTCATCTGATATGCTTTAGAGCATCATCATAGCAAATTCTACACATCTTGTTACCCATTAGATTGCATATAAATCCATAACACAAAACACTTGACGCAACATAATCACTGTATATTAAGCAAATTGTTAATATGCACCCCTATTAATTCAGTACTCTCATGCCATGACTTTTTGCTCCCTCCACAATAGGCAGGGCCATAACAGCCCTTTGCTCACAAGTAATCAAGAACCGTACATATAAGTAACGTTCTATCCCATGGCCTCTTTAAGAATTGCATTGCTCACCCCATTCGCACAAGAAAACATGTGTCCGCCACCAGTGACCTCGTGATAGTTGATCCATCCAATTTGCTGAGCTATGTAGCGTTGCAGTGTCACGGGTATAATCAAATCTTCATCACCCATCCATAAGTGGACTGATCCATTGTTATCTGGAAATGGATTTTCAAGATCCATTGGATCAAATTCCCAATTCCCAAATCCAATATTCAAGTCACGATGAAGGGACTCATATTCTCCTTGTAGTCTTGGTTGTGATGTTATCAACTTTGCctatattacaaacaaaaagAGTAcgtagcatatatatataagaatataaCTAAAACCAAggatgtttgtgtgtgtatagtCACAAAATATGGCTTATGTAATAGTTTGTTCCACATATATATCAAGATCTGGTACCTGATTTGGGGGCATGGCACCAAGTACTTTCGTAATAATTTCCACATCTGCAGACGTATAGATTATTGGGTTTCCGGCAATAATAGAATAAGATGGAAACCATGTTCGGGTGTTCCACCAGTAGGTTAGCCATGGCAGGTAGTGAGCGACACGCATAGACCATTGATCCTGTTTGAGTTGTTTAGAATATGCTTCATTGGTTAACTTTGAAGGTAGGTTAGGCCACCAATAATTTACGACCGGAGAAATAAGTATAGCTCCTGCCAACCTGCAGTTAaacacatatatagatattttaaatatacacaattattatgattatgattatgagtatGATTAGctacaataataatgatatgcTTCAAgcttaattatttatataaaactgACCTGTGAGGAATATacttgagacaagaccaaatgATTTGTCCACCCATGGAGAATCCGGCTACATAAAACTTTGGCCCCAGATTCAAATGATCAGCCAGCTCCTCGATATCCAAAGCCAAACTCTTAACAGTTCGATTAGGGTCGGGGTCACTCTCTCCATAACCAGGCCTATCAAATACCACAATGTACACTCCTAGTTCTTCAATCAGGGCCTGTAAAACTCAGCCGATCAATTTAAATGGTGTGTAAACTTAGGCATAATGCAATTTTCTCACAATTCTTTATTTTGTCTAAACACAATATCATACCTACAAGTTTAGAGAGTTACACACAATTTAAAGTACATGAATATGCCCAAAAAGCATGCACAACTGATTGATATGTTGTAGTGATcgaaagaaaatatatatgtatatattttatccATACCGGCGAGGCAAAGGCTGCTAGAGGATCATGATACTTGCTACCATCGAAGCAATGAACAGAAATTATTTTGGATCTGGCAACATCTTTTGTGACACCAAACTCTAAATACGACAAATGTCTTCCATCACGGAGCGCTATCCTTTGAGAGGTAAGAGGAAGTCCATCTGGCGATCCCAGCTTCTTGGGAGGTGGTGGCAGAGTATTTTGATATGCCCATGAACAAAACTGTGCTAATAAGATCACTAACAATATCTTCAAGATTTGTAGAAACATCTTACAAAACATATTCAATGCCAACGAAAGAGATTAGCTAGCCTGGCCTTAACTAATCATAATTTGGGATATAAGTACTGACAAAAATCATCCTAGCTTGACTTTGACTAAATAATAACGATGCACACTGGAAAATGACTACACACTTATGGAAGCAGACCAAAAGCGGCTTAATAAAATGCAATTAACCAAAACGTATGTTATAAGATGTTCATTGATTAACATAACAGTAACTGATCTGATCTGATaggaaaaaatgaaagaagaaaataaacaagttaaaatagTGCATCATTTAGTTCGTTTgttgcatttattattatatattttataaaatgatcaaaagaaaagatTCCAATTACAAAATGTCCCTCTATCATTATAAAAGTATTCCATGTTGATAGGTTTTTTTTGACGTTTAACACTAATCACCATTTAGTTTACATTTTCCAAACCTGTCGTTAGTTAACCTGTCGTAGTTCCATCTCctattagatttttttaaacGACAAATGTTCCTAAATTAGTAATTCACCATATAACTCATCCGCGGGTTTGAACCCGGCCAGGCCTTCACTTAGATAAGTGGGATTGGCAAATCTTGAGTATTAGATAAAGTCTTAATTTGTTAATACAGTCTCTTATTagataaagtatatatatgtttgatttttcgATGGTGAATATCGCTGGATGGAACTTTGCTTCCCCCAAACGAAATTTACATCTCTTGTTCGATTGTGAAAACGCAGTAAGTACTGCCacgaccaaaaaaaaaaaaaagaagtcaaCGACACATAAAAAGGTATTACTAAATTCAAATATTTGAgcactttttacaaattaaccTTGCTTAGTTTATATGTTTGGTCCAATTTCATGAATATAGTTTCTCTACTagtatatatatccaattactttgtcatatcatataaataatcaaccttgacaaaattaaacaattaaGCACCCATCACGCCACGAGAATCGTGTATCGATCATAATCTTTACTTGGCTTGGTTGAAAGAAGATGATGAATCATTCAATGTCTTTTGTAGCATAATACTCAAAGCACCCGACGAAGCAACCCTTGAAAAATTCTGAAATGGCTCTACTGCTCCTCTGACCCATATAACACTTGTAGACCCCGGGGCTAACCACGACGTTAATTTTGCATCCTTTGGGTTAGCCATTGGCACAGCAGATGAAACATTGGCTATAGGGACCAAACAATTAGCAAAAAGAGTGCTTGTGGTTGCGGTCAAGTAACTTTCCCAATAATACGGTGGAGGAAAG includes the following:
- the LOC122594921 gene encoding uncharacterized protein LOC122594921, producing the protein MFLQILKILLVILLAQFCSWAYQNTLPPPPKKLGSPDGLPLTSQRIALRDGRHLSYLEFGVTKDVARSKIISVHCFDGSKYHDPLAAFASPALIEELGVYIVVFDRPGYGESDPDPNRTVKSLALDIEELADHLNLGPKFYVAGFSMGGQIIWSCLKYIPHRLAGAILISPVVNYWWPNLPSKLTNEAYSKQLKQDQWSMRVAHYLPWLTYWWNTRTWFPSYSIIAGNPIIYTSADVEIITKVLGAMPPNQAKLITSQPRLQGEYESLHRDLNIGFGNWEFDPMDLENPFPDNNGSVHLWMGDEDLIIPVTLQRYIAQQIGWINYHEVTGGGHMFSCANGVSNAILKEAMG